A single Corallococcus silvisoli DNA region contains:
- a CDS encoding LptF/LptG family permease produces MRRTLFGYVVRAYVRYTLGILAGVVAVFLVVDFVDRAKAYGGEGWVLDVLKLYGYKALVTVQQLGPAALLLAAGTTVSALRKKGEVTALRALTFGPAALYLPVGLCALVGCVGLVAFDETVAARAGRRVDEITTQRFNRWSDWRLYYTPKQWFRRGDSIFFLRGGDAQEGFENVSIFTLTPEFKLRRRVDAGRMRALEGTRWELTDVVERTFAEDGGTAVKQQPAAEYELGVGATTFRIRPGRPEQMRLAELSEQIVARAEVGLATRGFQLAWHNRFAYPLAGLPAALLAVGLALRTNRRGHLTAAVVEGLLIAVAMWGLMVVSRTLVLTERLAPAVAAWMPTTLLTVVAVALWLRREGLLYLPRRSATRPV; encoded by the coding sequence ATGAGGCGGACCCTCTTCGGCTACGTGGTGCGCGCGTATGTCCGCTACACGCTGGGCATCCTCGCGGGCGTGGTGGCGGTGTTCCTGGTGGTGGACTTCGTCGACCGCGCGAAGGCCTACGGGGGCGAGGGCTGGGTGCTCGATGTGCTCAAGCTCTATGGCTACAAGGCCCTGGTGACGGTGCAGCAGCTGGGGCCGGCGGCGCTGCTCTTGGCGGCGGGCACCACGGTGTCGGCGCTGCGCAAGAAGGGCGAGGTGACGGCGCTCCGGGCGCTCACCTTCGGCCCGGCGGCGCTCTACCTGCCGGTGGGGTTGTGCGCGCTGGTGGGGTGCGTGGGGCTCGTGGCGTTCGACGAGACGGTCGCCGCGCGGGCGGGCCGGCGCGTGGATGAAATCACCACGCAGCGCTTCAACCGGTGGAGCGACTGGCGCCTCTATTACACGCCGAAGCAGTGGTTCCGGCGGGGCGACTCCATCTTCTTCCTCCGGGGGGGCGACGCGCAGGAGGGCTTCGAGAACGTCTCCATCTTCACGCTGACGCCGGAGTTCAAGCTGCGGCGGCGGGTGGACGCGGGGCGCATGCGCGCGCTGGAGGGGACGCGCTGGGAGCTCACGGACGTGGTGGAGCGCACGTTCGCGGAGGACGGCGGCACGGCGGTGAAGCAGCAGCCCGCCGCGGAGTACGAGCTGGGCGTGGGGGCGACGACCTTCCGCATCCGGCCGGGCCGCCCGGAGCAGATGCGCCTGGCGGAGCTGAGCGAGCAGATCGTCGCGCGCGCGGAGGTGGGGCTGGCGACGCGGGGCTTCCAGCTCGCGTGGCACAACCGCTTCGCGTATCCGCTGGCGGGGCTGCCCGCGGCGCTGCTGGCCGTGGGGCTGGCGCTGCGCACGAACCGGCGCGGACACCTGACGGCGGCGGTGGTGGAGGGGTTGCTCATCGCCGTGGCCATGTGGGGCCTGATGGTGGTGTCGCGCACGCTGGTGCTCACCGAGCGTCTGGCGCCCGCGGTGGCGGCCTGGATGCCCACGACGCTGCTGACCGTGGTGGCGGTGGCGCTGTGGCTGCGCCGCGAAGGGCTGCTGTACCTCCCACGTCGGAGCGCGACGCGGCCGGTGTGA
- the purD gene encoding phosphoribosylamine--glycine ligase, whose translation MKVLLLGAGGREHALAWKLAQSPRLSRLLCGPGNPGTARWGTNVPLQADSPEAVVSLARREGVDLVVVGPEAPLVAGVADALAQVDIPCFGPVAAAARIEGSKAFAKEIMAEAGVPTAAFRVFTDAAQAEAYAVEQGRIVVKADGLAAGKGVIVAPDADAAREAVRAVAAMGQAGQRMVLEELLEGEEVSLMALCDGERYVLLPLSQDHKRVGEGDTGPNTGGMGAYCPAPFLTPTELAKVGEQVIAPTLAVLARRGTPLRGVLYAGLMLTASGPKVLEFNARFGDPETQVLMMQVEEDLLPLLDACAKGTLEPRTLTLHPGASVGVVLAAEGYPDAPKKGQRIEGLDAVPSNAPVFLAGVAKQDGALVTAGGRVLTVCARGADLSTARERALAAAETVRFEGKHFRRDIGARGLRTRP comes from the coding sequence GTGAAGGTCTTGTTGCTGGGGGCGGGCGGCCGTGAGCACGCGCTCGCGTGGAAGCTGGCCCAGAGTCCCCGTCTCTCGCGGCTCCTCTGTGGCCCGGGCAACCCGGGCACGGCGCGGTGGGGCACCAACGTGCCCCTCCAGGCGGACTCGCCGGAGGCGGTGGTGTCGCTGGCGCGCCGCGAGGGCGTGGACCTGGTGGTGGTGGGGCCGGAGGCGCCGCTCGTCGCGGGCGTGGCGGACGCGCTGGCGCAGGTGGACATCCCGTGCTTCGGCCCCGTCGCGGCGGCCGCGCGCATCGAAGGGTCCAAGGCCTTCGCCAAGGAGATCATGGCGGAGGCGGGCGTGCCCACGGCGGCCTTCCGCGTCTTCACCGACGCGGCCCAGGCGGAGGCGTACGCCGTCGAACAGGGCCGCATCGTGGTGAAGGCGGACGGGCTGGCGGCGGGCAAGGGCGTCATCGTCGCGCCGGACGCGGACGCCGCGCGCGAAGCGGTGCGCGCCGTGGCGGCGATGGGGCAGGCGGGCCAGCGGATGGTGCTGGAGGAGCTGCTCGAGGGCGAGGAGGTGTCGCTCATGGCCCTGTGCGACGGCGAGCGCTACGTGCTGCTGCCGCTGTCTCAGGACCACAAGCGGGTGGGCGAGGGCGACACGGGCCCCAACACCGGCGGCATGGGCGCGTACTGCCCGGCGCCGTTCCTCACGCCGACGGAGCTGGCGAAGGTGGGCGAGCAGGTCATCGCGCCGACGCTCGCGGTGCTGGCCCGGCGAGGCACGCCGCTGCGCGGGGTGCTGTACGCGGGGCTGATGCTCACGGCGTCGGGCCCGAAGGTGCTGGAGTTCAACGCGCGCTTCGGGGACCCGGAGACGCAGGTCCTGATGATGCAGGTGGAAGAGGACCTGCTGCCGCTCCTGGACGCGTGCGCGAAGGGGACCCTGGAGCCCCGGACGCTGACGCTGCATCCGGGCGCCTCGGTGGGCGTGGTGCTGGCGGCGGAGGGCTATCCGGACGCGCCGAAGAAGGGCCAGCGCATTGAGGGCCTGGACGCGGTGCCGTCGAACGCGCCGGTGTTCCTGGCGGGCGTGGCGAAGCAGGACGGCGCGCTGGTGACGGCCGGGGGCCGGGTGCTGACGGTGTGCGCGCGCGGCGCGGACCTGTCGACGGCGCGTGAGCGGGCCCTGGCGGCGGCGGAGACCGTGCGCTTCGAGGGCAAGCACTTCCGCCGGGACATCGGGGCGCGGGGGCTGCGGACGCGGCCGTGA
- a CDS encoding LptF/LptG family permease, protein MKLLARYLLKELLVPLCVWVAFMFLLLFVMQFLRGTDVLLGSAVTLSDLGRLIAYLAPHFLVMALPIAFLLAILLGLGRLGEDRELTSLQALGISPLQLLAAPLGVGLALSAFMVLLTSTVEPWGLTGVKDLVGEVIQKNVAGDVKSGVFYEDLSDLTLYAQKVAPKDGGWTNVLLHDDRDPSSPLLVLAHKGRVGTSDRGEALRIELMEGEVHRANRSSVDASVVAFEKAEINVGLGGSLSRRNRFRSPKEELTPVELLAAAKDAEERREDPLPFLMALHSRLGNAVAPVAFALLATPLAIGRRQAGRAWGYLLTLGGYVLYYLLSRAFEQMGQRGQLPVLVAGQLANVLFMAVGAFALYRVTRSGTLR, encoded by the coding sequence GTGAAGCTGCTGGCGCGCTACCTGCTCAAGGAACTGCTCGTCCCCCTGTGCGTCTGGGTGGCGTTCATGTTCCTGCTGCTGTTCGTGATGCAGTTCCTGCGCGGCACGGACGTGCTGTTGGGCTCGGCGGTGACGCTGAGCGACCTGGGCCGGCTCATCGCCTACCTGGCGCCGCACTTCCTGGTGATGGCGCTGCCCATCGCGTTCCTGCTGGCCATCCTGCTGGGACTGGGGCGGCTGGGGGAGGACCGGGAGCTCACGTCGTTGCAGGCGCTGGGCATCAGCCCCCTCCAGCTGCTGGCGGCGCCCCTGGGCGTGGGGCTCGCGCTGAGCGCGTTCATGGTGCTGCTCACGTCCACGGTGGAGCCGTGGGGCCTCACGGGCGTGAAGGACCTGGTGGGCGAGGTCATCCAGAAGAACGTCGCGGGCGACGTGAAGTCCGGCGTCTTCTACGAGGACCTGAGCGACCTCACGCTGTACGCGCAGAAGGTGGCGCCCAAGGACGGCGGGTGGACGAACGTGCTGCTGCACGACGACCGCGACCCCAGCTCGCCGCTGCTGGTGCTGGCGCACAAGGGCCGCGTGGGCACGTCGGACCGGGGCGAGGCGCTGCGGATCGAGCTGATGGAGGGGGAGGTGCACCGCGCCAACCGCTCCTCGGTGGACGCGAGCGTGGTGGCCTTCGAGAAGGCGGAGATCAACGTGGGGCTGGGGGGCTCGCTGTCGCGGCGCAACCGGTTCCGCTCGCCCAAGGAGGAGCTGACGCCGGTGGAGCTGCTGGCCGCGGCGAAGGACGCGGAGGAGCGGCGGGAGGATCCGCTCCCGTTCCTGATGGCGCTGCACAGCCGGCTGGGCAACGCGGTGGCGCCGGTGGCGTTCGCGCTCCTGGCCACGCCGCTGGCGATTGGCCGGAGGCAGGCGGGCCGGGCGTGGGGCTACCTGCTGACGCTGGGCGGCTACGTCCTCTACTACCTCCTGAGCCGCGCCTTCGAGCAGATGGGGCAGCGCGGGCAGCTTCCGGTGCTGGTCGCCGGGCAGCTCGCGAACGTGCTCTTCATGGCGGTGGGCGCGTTCGCGCTGTACCGCGTGACGCGCTCGGGGACGCTGCGATGA
- a CDS encoding zinc-ribbon domain-containing protein, whose amino-acid sequence MRIVCQKCAAAYAIDDRLITTKGVRAQCPRCRHLQLVKREASAASVTAPAEGAAPAVAAEPKSAPSAPAAPPVAREPRSNPAAPRAAPAAARPPPAAPAKAAPASDLFGDFGEMPELGPPGSVDPFADLGPPASRAPAPASPQGDPFADLGPPLAEAPKAASLAKPGPPVAAAPPRAAPPADALLDFLGPPPGGLEPDGAPSPAPARASSAPPSGAVSLGRMSVRASAQAAAKAEAHANCRSCGKVLTDPFDQAIGSCDDCKQRETGSSRDASASVVVAPEVTAPPSRGDLELPMMSGLDPSAESSGEPRTEGATALSPDPSRVSQVKPARTSHLTAAPVRSAQRDVAGGGGRRPALIGLLVLALLGGGGAAGYFLVYKPGQERAVREARPTPPSAVPPEVLAAVGRWKLQFLELEGTSAAHLAAGQKQLAMDQRVAYSEAEESFQQALLLDPRSADAISGYVQALALGRGPGMDDNSFQEARELVKAAEDMAGRTPGLLVAHANLLLARSRQAGSLEEAARLATAVLAQPKASDTQKAEAHLVLGRARVSTSRELANQEFDDARKLAPGLKRVDYYSALAHEQAGQYGLALKQLSRRLELDPQDWDSLEASARIYVEVGETGLARKLYEDRLKTKAGDMRALLSLAVLRYQAEGNAREAVRALKDLAKNASRYGPRDASEIWSHLAAAERTAGNDAGAVKAATEALKVVPVLPEAHLQWFMVALSQKDAAAAREHLKGFQGRLDDAALETVLEGRVLLLEGDTAGAQERFQKAVRQDDRRMDARLLEGVAAAVAKKRDESFRLFYPVLEAREWDPLRLAPRPALTRFWLRPGDTLTGVENGVKALSERAEDVQPLLYEALVRFHQGDRQNAERLLHTVVDANANSGGAQAYRALIALDAKSPQARGFAERAVGVERGLPVARLSLGLAQAASGDVEVAKRTLQSALDVAPKMLSAQTKLAELQVATQPKEARAVLEKVVGLDPSYFPAKKLLYKLDERG is encoded by the coding sequence ATGCGCATCGTCTGCCAGAAATGCGCGGCGGCCTACGCGATCGACGACCGGTTGATCACGACCAAGGGCGTCCGCGCGCAGTGTCCCCGCTGCCGTCACCTCCAGCTCGTGAAGCGGGAGGCGTCCGCCGCGTCCGTGACGGCCCCCGCTGAAGGGGCCGCGCCCGCCGTCGCCGCCGAGCCGAAGAGTGCTCCCTCCGCGCCGGCGGCTCCCCCTGTGGCGCGCGAGCCCCGGAGCAATCCGGCGGCGCCGCGTGCCGCTCCCGCCGCGGCGAGGCCCCCACCTGCCGCCCCGGCGAAGGCCGCCCCGGCGTCGGACCTCTTCGGAGACTTCGGGGAGATGCCGGAGCTGGGGCCCCCCGGGAGCGTGGATCCATTCGCGGACCTGGGACCTCCCGCGTCCCGCGCGCCCGCGCCCGCAAGTCCTCAAGGGGACCCGTTCGCGGACCTCGGCCCGCCGCTCGCGGAGGCTCCGAAGGCCGCGTCGTTGGCGAAGCCCGGTCCGCCGGTCGCCGCCGCGCCTCCCCGCGCCGCGCCTCCCGCGGACGCGCTGCTCGACTTCCTCGGGCCACCGCCCGGGGGCCTGGAGCCGGACGGCGCACCTTCGCCGGCGCCGGCCCGGGCCTCCTCCGCGCCCCCCTCCGGGGCCGTGTCGCTGGGCCGCATGTCCGTCCGCGCTTCCGCGCAGGCCGCCGCGAAGGCGGAGGCGCACGCGAACTGCCGTTCGTGCGGCAAGGTGCTGACGGATCCCTTCGATCAAGCCATCGGCAGCTGTGACGACTGCAAGCAGCGCGAGACAGGCTCCTCCCGGGATGCCTCGGCGTCGGTGGTGGTGGCTCCCGAGGTGACGGCTCCGCCCTCCAGGGGCGACCTGGAGCTGCCGATGATGAGCGGCCTGGACCCCTCCGCGGAGTCGTCCGGCGAGCCCCGCACCGAGGGGGCCACGGCGCTGTCGCCCGACCCGTCGCGCGTGAGCCAGGTGAAGCCCGCGCGCACCTCGCACCTGACGGCGGCGCCCGTGCGCAGCGCCCAGCGCGATGTCGCGGGGGGCGGCGGACGCCGGCCGGCGCTCATCGGGCTGCTCGTCCTGGCGCTCCTCGGGGGCGGCGGCGCGGCGGGCTACTTCCTCGTCTACAAGCCTGGGCAGGAGCGGGCGGTCCGGGAGGCCCGGCCGACGCCTCCGTCCGCGGTGCCTCCGGAAGTGCTGGCCGCGGTGGGCCGGTGGAAGCTCCAGTTCCTGGAGCTGGAGGGCACCAGCGCGGCCCACCTCGCCGCGGGCCAGAAGCAGCTCGCGATGGATCAGCGCGTCGCGTATTCGGAGGCGGAGGAGTCGTTCCAGCAGGCGCTGCTGTTGGACCCGCGCAGCGCGGACGCCATCTCCGGCTATGTGCAGGCGCTGGCGCTGGGCCGCGGTCCGGGCATGGACGACAACTCGTTCCAGGAGGCGCGCGAGCTCGTCAAGGCCGCGGAGGACATGGCCGGGCGGACGCCCGGACTGCTCGTCGCGCACGCGAACCTGCTCCTGGCGCGCTCGCGTCAGGCCGGCAGCCTGGAGGAGGCGGCCCGGCTGGCGACGGCGGTGCTGGCTCAACCGAAGGCCAGTGACACGCAGAAGGCGGAGGCGCACCTGGTGCTGGGCCGCGCGCGGGTGTCCACGTCGCGCGAGCTGGCGAACCAGGAGTTCGACGACGCGCGCAAGCTGGCGCCGGGCCTCAAGCGCGTGGACTACTACAGCGCGCTCGCCCACGAGCAGGCCGGCCAGTACGGGCTGGCGCTGAAGCAGCTGTCGCGCCGGCTGGAACTGGATCCGCAGGACTGGGACAGCCTGGAGGCCTCCGCGCGCATCTACGTGGAGGTCGGGGAGACGGGCCTCGCGCGCAAGCTGTACGAGGACCGGCTGAAGACGAAGGCGGGCGACATGCGCGCCCTGCTGTCGCTGGCGGTGCTTCGCTACCAGGCGGAGGGCAACGCTCGCGAGGCGGTGCGCGCCCTGAAGGACCTGGCGAAGAACGCGTCCCGCTATGGGCCTCGGGACGCGTCGGAGATCTGGAGCCACCTGGCGGCGGCGGAGCGCACCGCGGGCAATGACGCGGGCGCGGTGAAGGCCGCGACGGAGGCCCTGAAGGTGGTGCCGGTGTTGCCGGAGGCCCACCTGCAGTGGTTCATGGTGGCGCTGTCGCAGAAGGACGCGGCCGCGGCGCGTGAGCACCTGAAGGGCTTCCAGGGCCGGCTGGACGACGCCGCGCTGGAGACCGTGCTGGAGGGCCGCGTGCTGCTGCTGGAGGGCGACACGGCCGGGGCCCAGGAGCGCTTCCAGAAGGCGGTGCGGCAGGACGACCGCCGCATGGACGCGCGGCTTTTGGAAGGCGTGGCGGCGGCGGTCGCGAAGAAGCGCGACGAGTCCTTCCGCCTGTTCTATCCGGTGCTGGAGGCGCGGGAGTGGGATCCGCTGCGGCTCGCGCCCAGGCCCGCGCTGACGCGCTTCTGGCTGCGGCCCGGCGACACGCTGACGGGCGTGGAGAACGGGGTGAAGGCCTTGAGCGAGCGTGCCGAGGACGTGCAGCCGCTGCTGTACGAGGCCCTGGTCCGCTTCCACCAGGGGGACCGGCAGAACGCGGAGCGCCTGCTGCACACCGTGGTGGATGCGAACGCGAACAGCGGTGGCGCGCAGGCCTACCGCGCGCTCATCGCGCTGGACGCGAAGTCGCCGCAGGCCCGGGGCTTCGCGGAGCGGGCGGTCGGCGTCGAGCGGGGCCTGCCGGTGGCCCGCCTGTCGCTGGGGCTCGCGCAGGCGGCCTCCGGGGACGTGGAGGTGGCCAAGCGGACGTTGCAGTCCGCGCTGGATGTGGCGCCGAAGATGCTGTCCGCGCAGACGAAGCTGGCGGAGCTCCAGGTGGCCACGCAGCCGAAGGAAGCGCGCGCGGTGCTGGAGAAGGTGGTGGGGTTGGACCCCTCCTACTTCCCGGCCAAGAAGCTGCTCTACAAGCTGGACGAGCGAGGTTGA
- a CDS encoding acetate/propionate family kinase, with the protein MSDAGAVLVINSGSSSLKFGLYVEQGRQEAVRFKGSAKPIGAEHGQLVVKDGTGKQVRAVDVRHPSQEDAFREAVRHLEELGGARPQAIGHRVVHGGPHLREHQALTPEVMKALEDATHFAPLHIPPALRLIRATQQRYPGVPQFVCFDTAFHVTLPAVASTLPLPRAVRDQGVQRYGFHGLSYESIVARLEPTVPARTVVAHLGNGASLAALEHGRSVDTSMGFTPTGGIPMGTRTGDLDPGVLLYLLRTGGLDADALEALVNHDAGLRGLSEATSDMQALTRDAAAGHAGAALAVDVFTRSITKTVGAYAAVLGGLDLLVFTGGIGENSAPVRQRVCGMLGHLGITLDARRNEANAELISSDASAHPVRVLPSDEEAQLARHTRRLLRG; encoded by the coding sequence ATGAGCGACGCCGGCGCGGTGCTGGTCATCAACAGCGGCTCGTCGTCGCTGAAGTTCGGCCTCTACGTCGAACAGGGCCGCCAGGAGGCGGTGCGCTTCAAGGGCAGCGCGAAGCCTATCGGCGCGGAGCACGGCCAGCTCGTCGTGAAGGATGGCACGGGGAAGCAGGTGCGCGCGGTGGACGTGCGGCATCCGTCACAGGAGGACGCCTTCCGCGAGGCCGTGCGGCACCTGGAGGAGCTGGGCGGCGCGAGGCCCCAGGCCATCGGGCACCGCGTGGTGCATGGCGGGCCCCACCTCCGCGAGCATCAGGCCCTGACGCCGGAGGTGATGAAGGCGCTGGAGGACGCGACGCACTTCGCGCCGCTCCACATTCCTCCGGCGCTCAGGCTCATCCGGGCCACTCAGCAGCGCTACCCGGGGGTGCCGCAGTTCGTCTGCTTCGACACGGCCTTCCACGTCACCCTGCCCGCTGTCGCCTCGACGCTCCCCCTGCCCCGCGCCGTTCGCGACCAGGGCGTCCAGCGGTATGGCTTCCATGGGCTGTCCTACGAGTCCATCGTCGCGAGGCTCGAGCCCACCGTGCCAGCCCGCACCGTGGTGGCCCACCTGGGCAACGGCGCGAGCCTCGCGGCGCTCGAACACGGACGTTCGGTGGACACGTCGATGGGCTTCACGCCCACGGGCGGAATTCCCATGGGCACGCGCACGGGCGACCTGGATCCAGGCGTGCTCCTGTACCTGCTGCGCACGGGCGGGTTGGACGCGGATGCGCTCGAAGCGCTGGTGAACCACGACGCCGGGCTCCGGGGACTGTCGGAGGCCACGAGCGACATGCAGGCCCTCACCCGCGACGCGGCGGCGGGCCACGCCGGGGCGGCGCTGGCGGTGGACGTCTTCACGCGAAGCATCACGAAGACGGTGGGTGCCTACGCGGCGGTGCTTGGGGGCCTGGACCTGCTCGTGTTCACGGGCGGCATCGGCGAGAACAGCGCCCCGGTGCGCCAGCGCGTCTGCGGGATGCTGGGACACCTGGGCATCACCCTGGATGCGCGAAGGAACGAAGCGAACGCGGAGCTCATCAGCTCCGACGCGTCCGCGCACCCGGTGCGGGTGCTGCCCAGCGACGAGGAGGCGCAGTTGGCCCGCCACACGCGGCGGCTCCTTCGCGGCTGA
- the purH gene encoding bifunctional phosphoribosylaminoimidazolecarboxamide formyltransferase/IMP cyclohydrolase has translation MLALLSVSDKRGLVPFAQGLVRLGYRLLSTGGTLEALKAASIPATQVSEHTQSPEILGGRVKTLHPRIHGGILGRPDLASDRAEMAANHIEPISLVVVNLYPFRKTVASGTGEEDVIENIDIGGPAMVRASAKNFKHVAVVVDPDDYPAVLAEIEGQKAVGEATRRRLMRKAFAHTAAYDASISGWLSGEAQEPFPEELSLAFQKVQGLRYGENPHQRGAFYREFQTPNEPSVAFAKVLQGKELSYNNILDLDAALGLVLEFPEKPCAVVIKHNTPCGVAVDDVLEKAYRTARAVDEVSAFGGIVAFNREVDEAVAKAMAETFLEAVIAPSYSAAALQVLAGKKNLRLLEAGPALASATARPRAQVDARSVSGGLLLMDRDAVEPPLEWKVVSKRAPTPEEERALRFAWKVCKHVKSNAIVFAAPAQLLAQGGGQTNRVDSVRIAMTRGGEALKGSAVASDAFFPFRDGLDEAARAGATAVIQPGGSVRDAEVIAAADEHGMAMVVTGVRHFRH, from the coding sequence GTGCTGGCTCTCCTGAGCGTTTCCGACAAGCGCGGTCTGGTCCCCTTTGCCCAGGGCCTTGTCCGGCTGGGCTACCGACTGCTCTCCACCGGCGGCACCCTGGAGGCCCTGAAGGCCGCCAGCATCCCCGCCACCCAGGTGTCCGAGCACACGCAGAGCCCCGAAATCCTCGGCGGCCGCGTGAAGACGCTCCACCCCCGCATCCACGGCGGCATCCTCGGCCGGCCCGACCTGGCGAGTGACCGGGCGGAGATGGCCGCGAACCACATCGAGCCCATCTCGCTGGTGGTGGTGAACCTCTACCCCTTCCGCAAGACGGTGGCGTCCGGCACGGGGGAGGAGGACGTCATCGAGAACATCGACATCGGCGGGCCGGCGATGGTCCGCGCGTCCGCGAAGAACTTCAAGCACGTGGCCGTGGTGGTGGATCCGGACGACTACCCGGCGGTGCTGGCGGAGATCGAAGGCCAGAAGGCCGTGGGCGAGGCCACGCGGCGCCGGTTGATGCGCAAGGCGTTCGCGCACACGGCGGCCTACGACGCGTCCATCTCCGGGTGGCTGTCCGGCGAGGCCCAGGAGCCCTTCCCGGAGGAGCTGTCGCTGGCGTTCCAGAAGGTGCAGGGGCTGCGCTACGGGGAGAACCCGCACCAGCGCGGCGCCTTCTACCGCGAGTTCCAGACGCCGAACGAGCCGTCGGTGGCGTTCGCGAAGGTGCTCCAGGGCAAGGAGCTCTCGTACAACAACATCCTGGACCTGGACGCGGCCCTGGGGCTGGTCCTGGAGTTCCCGGAGAAGCCCTGCGCGGTGGTCATCAAGCACAACACCCCGTGCGGCGTGGCGGTGGACGACGTGCTGGAGAAGGCCTACCGCACCGCCCGCGCGGTGGATGAGGTCAGCGCCTTCGGCGGCATCGTCGCCTTCAACCGGGAGGTGGACGAGGCCGTGGCCAAGGCCATGGCGGAGACGTTCCTGGAGGCGGTCATCGCGCCGTCGTACTCGGCCGCGGCGCTCCAGGTGCTGGCGGGCAAGAAGAACCTGCGCCTGCTGGAGGCGGGCCCGGCGCTGGCGTCCGCGACCGCCCGGCCGCGTGCGCAGGTGGATGCCCGGAGCGTGTCCGGCGGCCTGCTGCTGATGGACCGCGACGCGGTGGAGCCGCCCCTGGAGTGGAAGGTGGTGTCCAAGCGCGCCCCCACCCCGGAGGAGGAGCGGGCGCTGCGCTTCGCCTGGAAGGTGTGCAAGCACGTGAAGAGCAACGCCATCGTGTTCGCGGCGCCGGCCCAGCTGCTGGCTCAGGGCGGCGGCCAGACGAACCGGGTGGACTCCGTGCGCATCGCCATGACGCGTGGTGGCGAAGCCCTCAAGGGCAGCGCCGTGGCCTCGGACGCCTTCTTCCCCTTCCGGGACGGGCTGGACGAGGCAGCCCGGGCGGGGGCGACGGCGGTCATCCAGCCGGGCGGTTCTGTCCGGGACGCGGAGGTGATCGCCGCGGCGGACGAACATGGGATGGCCATGGTGGTGACGGGAGTGCGACACTTCCGGCACTAA